A section of the Polynucleobacter sp. AP-Jannik-300A-C4 genome encodes:
- a CDS encoding ParB/RepB/Spo0J family partition protein codes for MMVAIKKKGLGRGLEALLGDKAQKETTAEINRLPLTALQAGKYQPRQKMEAVALQELAESIREQGVMQPLLVRLVAPGKYEIIAGERRFRAATLAGLKEVPVLVSGANDQAAAAMALVENMQREDLNPLEESQGLARLIEEFGFTHEQAAKAVGKSRSAVTNLLRLNQLAKPVQAMLLAGDIDMGHARALLPLPGASQVALAQRIAAQGLSVREAERMSTALALAGGQIGDKKAKTKTEGGAPTHDPDMRRLTQEIADLIGLNAEFKFKGKGGELRIRFSQFDELDSLLKKLGIRAD; via the coding sequence ATTATGGTTGCAATAAAGAAAAAAGGCTTGGGTCGCGGCTTAGAAGCGCTGCTTGGTGATAAGGCTCAGAAAGAAACTACAGCAGAAATTAATCGTTTGCCGTTGACTGCATTGCAGGCGGGTAAATATCAGCCGCGTCAAAAAATGGAAGCGGTGGCATTACAAGAGTTAGCTGAAAGTATTCGTGAGCAAGGAGTGATGCAGCCATTGTTGGTGCGTTTGGTTGCTCCTGGCAAATACGAAATTATTGCGGGAGAGCGTCGCTTTCGTGCCGCAACTTTAGCGGGCTTAAAAGAGGTGCCAGTTTTAGTTTCTGGCGCTAATGATCAGGCTGCTGCAGCAATGGCCTTAGTTGAGAATATGCAGCGCGAAGATTTGAATCCGCTAGAAGAGTCCCAAGGACTTGCAAGGCTGATTGAAGAGTTTGGTTTTACGCATGAGCAAGCTGCAAAAGCGGTGGGAAAATCACGCAGTGCTGTAACCAACTTGTTGCGCTTAAACCAACTGGCAAAACCAGTGCAAGCCATGCTTTTGGCGGGCGACATTGATATGGGCCATGCTCGTGCACTTTTGCCTTTGCCAGGAGCAAGTCAGGTAGCTTTGGCGCAAAGAATTGCGGCTCAAGGCCTTTCTGTTCGTGAGGCCGAAAGAATGTCTACCGCCTTGGCGCTGGCCGGCGGCCAAATCGGTGACAAAAAAGCTAAAACAAAGACTGAGGGGGGTGCGCCAACGCACGACCCAGATATGCGTCGTTTAACACAAGAAATCGCCGATTTAATAGGTTTAAATGCTGAATTCAAGTTTAAAGGCAAGGGTGGCGAGCTTAGAATCCGCTTTAGCCAATTTGACGAGTTAGATTCCTTATTAAAAAAACTGGGTATTAGGGCAGATTAA
- the rsmG gene encoding 16S rRNA (guanine(527)-N(7))-methyltransferase RsmG: protein MSNDLVSLGIEDLGLNLSPAKIDDLELFLQEMGRWNQVHNLTAIEGEKNSVRLHLIDSITVLPIMRQFLDQENPKIADLGSGGGLPAIPIAILQSGWHVTLIEAIRKKTAFLQHVRGKLGLKNIEVLSERVEMVAKSQPGQFDAVISRAFTNLAHFLELALPLLKPNGLVFAMKAKRADEELQDVCMDDWRLVADEPLQIPNLAVERRLLVLSPVRKSPL, encoded by the coding sequence ATGAGTAACGATTTAGTTTCTTTGGGGATTGAGGATTTAGGCTTGAATCTCAGTCCTGCCAAAATTGATGATTTGGAGCTCTTTTTGCAGGAAATGGGTCGCTGGAATCAGGTCCACAATTTGACTGCAATTGAGGGTGAAAAAAACTCTGTTCGTCTGCATCTCATTGATTCTATTACAGTTTTACCGATCATGCGCCAATTTCTAGACCAAGAAAACCCCAAAATTGCAGATCTTGGCTCTGGTGGTGGGTTGCCAGCCATACCCATTGCGATTTTGCAGTCAGGTTGGCATGTAACCCTGATTGAGGCGATCCGTAAAAAGACAGCATTCTTGCAGCATGTACGCGGCAAGTTGGGTTTAAAGAATATTGAAGTCTTGAGTGAGCGCGTTGAGATGGTGGCGAAATCACAGCCGGGACAGTTTGATGCAGTGATTTCTAGGGCATTTACCAATCTTGCTCATTTTTTGGAGCTTGCCCTCCCACTTCTCAAGCCAAATGGCTTGGTGTTTGCAATGAAGGCCAAGCGGGCAGATGAAGAGTTGCAAGACGTTTGCATGGATGATTGGCGATTAGTTGCCGATGAGCCTTTGCAGATCCCAAACTTAGCGGTGGAAAGACGATTGTTGGTTTTATCCCCCGTGAGAAAATCACCCCTTTAA
- a CDS encoding DUF3717 domain-containing protein, with translation MLFLSIQDLEAAINYWRSQSSAVGEELHLCPEAAALAKPYALMIVQGSQRVPMDVLDEIAKSAIQKFFKTKQTN, from the coding sequence ATGTTGTTTCTCAGTATTCAAGATTTAGAGGCAGCCATTAATTATTGGCGTAGTCAATCGTCCGCGGTTGGAGAAGAGTTGCATTTGTGCCCAGAGGCCGCTGCGCTTGCAAAACCTTACGCACTTATGATTGTTCAAGGGTCGCAGAGGGTTCCCATGGATGTCTTGGATGAAATAGCAAAATCAGCAATCCAAAAGTTTTTTAAAACCAAACAAACAAACTAA
- a CDS encoding ABC transporter ATP-binding protein, with the protein MSTMALEVKNLESWYGESHILHGVNFSVRDGEVVTLLGRNGAGRSTILKTILGLTSKRTGSVEVYGNQTIAMPTYRIARLGVGFCPEERGIFASLSAEENLLLLPEIAPGGMGLDEIYEMFPNLYERRNSPGTRLSGGEQQMLAMARILRTGAKLLLLDEITEGLAPVIVQKLGEVVTSLRNKGFTIVLVEQNFRFAAPLADRHYVVEHGNVVEVVNQSELAEKASLLNEYLGV; encoded by the coding sequence ATGAGCACCATGGCATTGGAGGTTAAAAACCTCGAATCTTGGTATGGCGAGTCTCACATCCTTCATGGCGTGAACTTTTCAGTTCGTGATGGTGAGGTGGTTACGCTGTTGGGTCGCAATGGGGCTGGGCGAAGCACGATTTTAAAAACTATTTTAGGTTTAACAAGCAAGAGAACGGGTTCGGTAGAGGTTTATGGCAACCAAACGATTGCCATGCCAACCTATAGGATTGCTCGGCTTGGTGTTGGTTTTTGTCCTGAGGAGCGCGGCATCTTTGCTAGCTTAAGCGCCGAAGAGAATTTGTTGTTGTTGCCTGAGATCGCCCCTGGCGGCATGGGTTTGGATGAGATTTATGAAATGTTTCCCAACCTGTATGAGCGACGCAATAGTCCAGGCACAAGACTCTCGGGTGGCGAGCAGCAGATGCTTGCAATGGCACGCATTTTGAGGACGGGTGCCAAATTACTGTTGCTGGATGAAATTACCGAAGGTTTGGCGCCGGTGATTGTTCAAAAGTTGGGTGAGGTGGTAACAAGCTTACGTAACAAAGGCTTCACTATTGTGTTGGTGGAGCAAAACTTCCGATTTGCTGCACCTCTAGCAGATCGTCATTATGTGGTTGAACATGGCAATGTGGTCGAGGTTGTCAATCAAAGTGAGCTGGCTGAGAAGGCAAGCTTGTTAAATGAGTATCTTGGTGTTTAG
- a CDS encoding ATP synthase subunit I yields the protein MNKERPIPRHQWDEIDDDSIKALSKEEMDALRKAKPLNFRLMNSWWIVLSQVVLTLIIASACFVFSNQADKSVYTSSALVGGLIGFFPSALFLMRLEVAKKNVKSGPGGYLAAVVSGEFIKILVTILLFIGFALKQPDLKWIPLLVTYLATLKCYLLVWFWK from the coding sequence GTGAATAAAGAACGGCCCATTCCTAGGCATCAATGGGATGAAATCGACGATGACTCCATTAAAGCTCTGAGTAAAGAGGAAATGGATGCATTGCGTAAGGCAAAGCCGCTCAACTTTAGGTTAATGAATTCATGGTGGATCGTCTTAAGTCAGGTAGTGCTAACTCTAATAATTGCTTCTGCCTGCTTTGTTTTTTCTAACCAGGCTGACAAAAGCGTTTATACTAGCTCGGCTTTGGTAGGTGGTTTGATTGGGTTTTTTCCCTCGGCATTATTTTTGATGCGCTTAGAGGTGGCAAAAAAAAATGTAAAATCAGGCCCTGGCGGATATTTGGCAGCAGTGGTTTCTGGCGAATTTATAAAAATTCTAGTAACCATTCTCCTGTTTATTGGCTTTGCCTTAAAGCAACCTGATTTGAAATGGATTCCATTGCTTGTCACTTATTTGGCTACGCTCAAGTGTTATTTGCTAGTGTGGTTTTGGAAGTAA
- the mnmG gene encoding tRNA uridine-5-carboxymethylaminomethyl(34) synthesis enzyme MnmG — MRYTKNFDVIVVGGGHAGTEAALAAARMGCDTLLITHSIESLGAMSCNPSIGGIGKGHLVKEIDAMGGAMAAATDEAGIQFRILNSSKGPAVRATRAQGDRILYKAAIRRRLENQENLTLFQAAVDDLLVVGDEVQGVVTQMGLKFMAKKVVLTAGTFLDGKIHVGLNNHAGGRAGDPAAVSLSARLKELKLPQGRLKTGTPPRIDGRTIDFSVMLEQPGDLDPVPVFSYLGRPEQHPKQVPCWISHTNEQTHDIIRGGLDRSPMYTGVIEGVGPRYCPSIEDKIHRFASRNSHQIFLEPEGLTTNEFYPNGISTSLPFDVQWNLVRSIRGLESAVIVRPGYAIEYDFFDPRHLRHSLETKAIAGLYFAGQINGTTGYEEAAAQGMLAGINAGLAAQGKEPWLPKRSESYIGVLVDDLITLGVQEPYRMFTSRAEYRLSLREDNADLRLTTIGRELGLVDDYRWNTFCRKQEAVSRETTRLQDIWIGPKHVSAKAVSALLGQDLSHECSLADLLRRPGITYEAVTGLAEGLWSPGTLDDDLGLAQQIRDQVEISIKYQGYIDRQAVEIARQEHNESFPLSDSLDYTQVLGLSKEVQQKLNLHKPGTLGQAGRISGVTPAALSLLLVHLKKGLGRTQEETHE; from the coding sequence ATGCGTTATACAAAGAACTTCGATGTCATTGTGGTTGGTGGTGGTCATGCCGGGACCGAGGCTGCCCTCGCAGCTGCACGTATGGGATGCGACACCCTCCTGATTACACACAGTATTGAGAGTTTGGGTGCTATGAGCTGTAACCCCTCAATTGGTGGTATCGGCAAGGGTCACCTAGTTAAAGAAATTGATGCGATGGGCGGCGCTATGGCAGCCGCTACCGATGAGGCTGGCATTCAGTTTAGGATCCTCAATTCAAGCAAGGGCCCTGCTGTTCGTGCAACTCGTGCTCAGGGCGATCGTATTTTATATAAGGCGGCGATCCGCCGCCGCCTCGAAAACCAAGAGAATCTGACTCTTTTCCAGGCCGCCGTAGATGATCTACTGGTTGTGGGTGATGAGGTTCAGGGTGTAGTTACACAAATGGGCCTGAAGTTTATGGCCAAGAAAGTGGTGCTTACCGCGGGTACCTTTCTGGATGGCAAGATTCACGTTGGCTTAAATAATCATGCAGGTGGCCGTGCTGGTGACCCAGCAGCAGTTTCATTGTCGGCTAGATTAAAAGAGCTGAAGCTTCCTCAGGGAAGATTAAAGACTGGCACCCCACCACGGATTGATGGGCGAACCATTGATTTCTCGGTGATGTTGGAGCAACCGGGGGATTTAGACCCTGTACCTGTTTTCTCCTATCTGGGTCGACCAGAGCAGCACCCAAAGCAAGTCCCTTGCTGGATTTCTCACACGAATGAGCAAACACACGACATTATTCGCGGTGGCCTGGATCGTTCACCAATGTATACCGGCGTTATTGAGGGGGTTGGTCCGCGCTATTGCCCTTCTATTGAAGACAAGATTCACCGCTTTGCCTCCAGAAATAGTCACCAGATCTTCTTAGAGCCTGAGGGCCTAACAACGAACGAGTTTTATCCGAACGGCATTTCTACTAGCCTGCCATTTGATGTTCAATGGAATTTGGTGCGCAGCATTCGTGGTCTGGAGTCTGCCGTCATCGTGCGCCCTGGTTATGCAATTGAATACGATTTCTTTGACCCACGTCATCTACGCCATAGTTTGGAGACCAAGGCAATAGCTGGCCTCTACTTTGCAGGCCAGATTAATGGCACAACGGGCTATGAGGAGGCTGCCGCTCAAGGCATGCTTGCTGGAATTAATGCTGGCTTGGCGGCACAGGGCAAGGAGCCTTGGCTGCCCAAACGAAGTGAGTCCTATATTGGCGTTTTGGTGGATGACCTGATTACTTTGGGTGTTCAAGAGCCATACCGTATGTTTACTAGCCGCGCCGAGTACCGCTTAAGCTTGCGTGAAGACAATGCTGATTTGCGCTTAACCACCATTGGGCGAGAGCTTGGTCTGGTAGACGACTACCGTTGGAATACGTTTTGCAGAAAACAAGAGGCTGTTTCACGTGAAACAACTCGCTTGCAAGATATTTGGATTGGGCCAAAGCATGTGTCAGCCAAGGCCGTTTCAGCGCTTTTGGGACAAGATTTATCGCACGAGTGTAGTTTGGCGGACCTTTTAAGGCGCCCTGGCATTACTTATGAGGCAGTTACTGGTTTAGCAGAAGGTCTTTGGTCGCCAGGAACGCTGGACGACGACCTGGGTTTGGCCCAACAAATTAGAGACCAGGTTGAGATTTCCATTAAATATCAAGGCTATATAGATAGGCAGGCGGTTGAAATTGCTCGTCAAGAGCATAACGAGAGCTTTCCTTTGTCGGATTCTTTGGATTACACCCAGGTTCTGGGTTTATCGAAAGAGGTACAACAAAAACTCAATTTGCATAAGCCGGGAACCCTTGGCCAGGCTGGAAGAATTTCTGGGGTGACACCTGCAGCTCTTTCTTTGCTATTAGTTCATCTGAAAAAGGGCTTAGGCAGGACGCAAGAAGAAACCCATGAGTAA
- a CDS encoding ABC transporter ATP-binding protein — protein MQETILKTISLGKTFKGFSAVSDVNLDVTRGTIHALIGPNGAGKTTCFNLLTKFLEPSAGQILFNGFDITKEKPAQIARRGVVRSFQISAVFPHLTVLENVRVALQRGLGTEFHFWKSGETLNVLNERAEELLCEVGLADFAHEETLNLAYGRKRALEIATTMAMEPELMLLDEPTQGMGHEDVERVTELIDRVSKGRTILMVEHNMKVVSSIADRITVLQRGSVLAEGSYHEVSNNPLVVEAYMGSHGGDNL, from the coding sequence TTGCAAGAAACAATATTAAAAACAATTAGTCTTGGGAAAACTTTTAAAGGGTTTTCTGCGGTGAGTGACGTCAATCTAGATGTCACTCGTGGAACTATTCACGCTCTCATTGGACCCAATGGGGCAGGCAAAACCACTTGTTTTAATTTACTCACTAAATTTTTAGAGCCCAGCGCCGGTCAAATTCTATTTAATGGTTTTGACATCACAAAAGAGAAGCCGGCCCAAATTGCAAGGCGGGGTGTGGTTCGATCATTTCAAATCTCCGCTGTTTTCCCACATCTAACTGTTCTAGAAAACGTTCGTGTTGCACTGCAGCGAGGATTGGGTACGGAATTTCATTTTTGGAAGTCTGGTGAGACACTAAATGTGCTCAATGAGCGCGCTGAGGAGTTGTTGTGTGAGGTTGGTTTGGCAGACTTTGCCCACGAAGAAACCCTAAATTTGGCCTATGGGCGCAAGAGAGCACTAGAAATTGCCACCACCATGGCCATGGAGCCCGAATTAATGCTGTTGGATGAACCAACACAGGGTATGGGCCATGAAGATGTCGAGCGCGTTACAGAATTAATTGATCGGGTGTCTAAAGGTCGCACCATCTTGATGGTTGAGCACAACATGAAGGTGGTTTCCTCCATTGCTGACAGAATTACAGTGTTGCAACGGGGCTCGGTATTGGCTGAGGGTTCATATCATGAGGTTTCAAACAACCCCTTGGTGGTTGAGGCTTATATGGGCAGCCATGGGGGTGACAACTTATGA
- a CDS encoding branched-chain amino acid ABC transporter permease, which translates to MNSKTKLLYGILVLIALLLPFQDFIYLVFAMKVLCFALFACAFNLLLGFTGLLSFGHAAFFGTSAYITAYLCKEAGLSPEFGIALGVLGSAFLGFLIGSLAIRRQGIYFAMVTLALSQMVYFLAVQLPFTGGEDGIQGVPRGMLFGLIDLKDDVSMYYFVLAVFLLGFALIVRTVHSPFGQVLKAIRENEPRAVSLGYDVDRFKLISFVISAALAGLAGSLKTLVFQLATLTDVHWHMSGEVVLMTLLGGMGTILGPVVGAGIVVGLQNYLANIGSWSTIATGFIFVICVLAFRRGVVGEITHLLKKKS; encoded by the coding sequence GTGAACTCAAAAACAAAATTACTGTACGGCATTCTAGTTTTAATTGCCCTGTTACTACCCTTCCAAGATTTCATTTATCTTGTGTTTGCAATGAAGGTTTTATGTTTCGCACTCTTTGCTTGCGCCTTCAATTTGTTGCTGGGTTTTACGGGCCTTCTTTCTTTTGGGCATGCAGCATTTTTTGGAACCTCTGCTTACATTACCGCGTATCTTTGCAAAGAGGCTGGTCTGTCCCCTGAGTTTGGAATTGCTTTGGGTGTTCTTGGTTCAGCTTTCTTAGGCTTTTTAATTGGCTCTTTAGCAATTCGCAGGCAAGGTATTTATTTTGCAATGGTTACGCTTGCTCTTTCTCAAATGGTCTACTTCCTCGCAGTGCAGCTTCCCTTTACTGGTGGTGAGGATGGTATTCAGGGTGTACCACGGGGCATGTTGTTTGGTTTGATTGACTTAAAAGATGACGTCAGCATGTATTACTTTGTTCTAGCTGTTTTCTTGCTGGGGTTTGCGTTGATCGTTCGTACTGTGCACTCACCGTTTGGTCAGGTCTTAAAAGCTATTCGTGAAAATGAGCCGCGCGCAGTGTCTTTGGGTTATGACGTTGATCGTTTTAAGTTAATTTCTTTTGTAATTTCTGCTGCGCTTGCCGGCCTTGCTGGTTCTTTGAAAACACTGGTATTCCAGTTGGCAACCTTGACCGATGTGCATTGGCATATGTCTGGCGAAGTGGTTTTGATGACCTTGCTCGGCGGTATGGGAACCATTCTTGGTCCAGTGGTCGGCGCCGGTATTGTTGTTGGCTTACAAAATTATTTGGCCAATATTGGCTCCTGGAGCACCATTGCAACGGGATTCATTTTTGTAATTTGCGTCTTAGCTTTCCGTCGTGGAGTTGTTGGCGAAATCACCCATCTCCTTAAGAAGAAAAGCTGA
- a CDS encoding ParA family protein yields the protein MAKIFCIANQKGGVGKTTTAVNLAAGLAGHQQRVLLVDLDPQGNATMGSGVEKADLNSTVYQVLIGLSTVKESAVPCESSGYDVLPANRDLAGAEIELVDLDSREQRLKDALALVANDYDFILIDCPPALSLLTLNGLCAANGVIVPMQCEYFALEGLSDLVNTIKQVHANLNPDLVIIGLLRVMFDARMTLQQQVSDQLLEHFGDKVFKSIIPRNVRLAEAPSYGLPGVAFDRSSRGAKAYLDFGAEMIERIKQM from the coding sequence ATGGCCAAAATATTTTGTATTGCTAATCAAAAAGGTGGGGTTGGAAAGACCACTACCGCAGTTAATTTGGCCGCAGGTTTGGCTGGGCATCAGCAGCGCGTTTTGTTGGTGGATTTAGATCCACAAGGTAATGCAACGATGGGGTCTGGAGTTGAAAAAGCAGACTTGAATAGCACCGTGTATCAAGTCTTAATTGGCCTATCAACAGTAAAAGAATCTGCAGTACCTTGCGAGAGCTCTGGCTATGATGTATTACCAGCCAATCGTGATTTAGCTGGCGCAGAAATTGAGTTGGTGGATTTAGATTCTCGCGAACAAAGATTGAAAGATGCACTCGCTCTTGTTGCAAATGATTATGACTTTATTTTAATTGACTGTCCTCCCGCGCTATCTTTATTAACGCTCAATGGATTGTGTGCTGCGAATGGTGTGATCGTGCCAATGCAGTGTGAATATTTTGCACTGGAAGGATTGTCAGACTTAGTGAACACCATCAAGCAGGTTCATGCCAACTTAAATCCTGATTTGGTGATCATTGGTTTGTTGCGCGTGATGTTTGATGCGCGCATGACATTGCAGCAACAAGTTTCCGATCAATTGCTTGAGCACTTTGGCGACAAGGTATTTAAGAGCATCATTCCCCGTAACGTTCGCCTGGCAGAAGCCCCGTCCTACGGGCTTCCTGGGGTGGCGTTTGATAGGTCATCTCGTGGCGCTAAAGCATATTTAGATTTTGGTGCCGAGATGATTGAGCGCATTAAGCAAATGTAA
- a CDS encoding branched-chain amino acid ABC transporter permease, protein MFELLGITPQGLVAQLLVGLINGSFYAILSLGLAIIFGLLNIINFSHGAQYTMGAFVAWIGLTQVGQWFGFPEFSINYWFALILVPLVMAGFGLILERTMLKRLYHLDHLYGLLLTFGLALIIEGMFRHWYGISGESYPAPEILQGAIPLESIGIILPKYRLWVVVASLVVCFSTWYVIERTKLGSYLRAGTENPKLLQAFGINVPLMISLAYAYGVGLAGFAGVLAAPIFQVNPLMGSNLIIVVFAVVVIGGMGSIMGSILTGLALGLIEGLTKVFYPEASGVVIFVIMAIVLLIRPAGLFGREK, encoded by the coding sequence ATGTTTGAACTTCTTGGAATTACCCCACAAGGGCTGGTTGCTCAGCTCTTAGTGGGGCTTATCAATGGCTCCTTTTACGCCATTTTGAGTTTGGGTTTGGCCATTATTTTTGGCCTACTTAACATCATCAATTTTTCCCATGGTGCTCAATACACGATGGGTGCATTTGTTGCATGGATTGGTTTAACTCAAGTAGGTCAATGGTTTGGCTTTCCTGAGTTTTCTATTAATTATTGGTTTGCATTAATTTTGGTGCCCTTGGTTATGGCGGGCTTTGGTTTGATTCTTGAGCGCACCATGCTTAAGCGCCTTTACCACCTAGATCACTTATATGGCCTTTTATTAACTTTTGGTTTGGCGCTCATTATTGAGGGAATGTTCCGTCATTGGTATGGAATTTCTGGTGAGAGCTATCCAGCGCCAGAGATATTGCAGGGTGCTATCCCATTAGAGTCGATCGGCATCATCTTGCCTAAATATCGTTTGTGGGTTGTAGTTGCCTCTTTAGTGGTTTGCTTCTCTACTTGGTATGTTATTGAGAGAACGAAGTTGGGCTCCTATCTTCGTGCTGGAACTGAAAACCCAAAACTACTCCAAGCATTTGGCATCAATGTGCCTTTAATGATTTCTTTGGCCTATGCTTATGGCGTCGGTCTTGCCGGCTTTGCTGGTGTTTTGGCTGCACCAATTTTTCAAGTGAATCCATTGATGGGCTCGAATCTCATCATTGTGGTTTTTGCGGTTGTTGTGATTGGTGGCATGGGTTCTATTATGGGATCCATTTTGACCGGCCTAGCGTTAGGCTTAATTGAAGGCCTAACTAAAGTTTTTTATCCAGAAGCATCTGGCGTAGTTATTTTCGTAATCATGGCAATTGTTTTGCTTATTCGTCCTGCTGGACTTTTCGGCCGGGAGAAATAA
- a CDS encoding SET domain-containing protein, which yields MAKKKLVVPKIDRSRIVVKSSPIHGKGVFVAKPIKKGDAIIEYKGERISWKLAEKRHPHDPKDPNHTFYFSLEDGRCIDAKYGGNAARWINHSCKPSCETREDIFDGEPRVFIYAKRDLKLGEELFYDYSLDIGSRVTKRLKKDYECRCGAKKCRGTMLSLDTK from the coding sequence ATGGCTAAAAAGAAATTGGTGGTTCCAAAAATTGATCGCTCACGCATTGTTGTGAAGTCCTCCCCGATTCATGGCAAAGGGGTGTTTGTTGCTAAGCCAATAAAAAAAGGTGATGCGATTATTGAGTACAAAGGGGAGCGCATTAGTTGGAAGTTGGCCGAGAAGCGCCATCCACATGACCCTAAAGACCCAAACCATACTTTTTATTTTTCACTGGAGGATGGTCGTTGCATTGATGCTAAATATGGCGGCAATGCAGCACGCTGGATTAACCACTCCTGTAAACCCAGTTGTGAAACTCGAGAAGATATTTTTGACGGTGAGCCTCGTGTATTTATTTATGCGAAACGCGACCTTAAGTTGGGCGAAGAGCTTTTTTATGATTACTCGCTTGATATTGGTAGCCGCGTTACCAAGCGGTTGAAGAAGGACTATGAGTGTCGCTGTGGTGCAAAAAAATGCCGTGGCACGATGTTGTCTCTCGACACCAAATAA
- a CDS encoding ABC transporter substrate-binding protein — MKLKQITACLVAATFFGSNPAFAQTSKVSGDVIKIGVLTDLSSTYSDLAGPGAVIAAKMAIADFSKDGTVIGKKIELVSADHQNKADIAANKAREWYDKDGVDVIVELVSTNVALAVMEVAEQKNKITLVSGAASLPITNEKCTANNVHWTYDTYALSNGTAKAVVKQGKKNWYFLTADYAFGAALEKDSTNVVNANGGKVLGTSKHPFPNSDFSSYLLKAQASGADVVALANAGQDTINSVKQAAEFGINKKQTVVPLLMFISDVHSLGLNAAQGMYLTEGFYWDRDEKTRAFAKRFILQHKRMPTSVQAGVYSSVLAYLAAVQKAGTDDTQAVMKALRSTNIDDGLFKGKIRADGKFEHDMYLLEVKKPSESKSPWDYYNVKAVIPAAEATQPLSLSRCKLVTNK, encoded by the coding sequence ATGAAGTTAAAGCAAATTACTGCGTGTCTGGTGGCGGCAACCTTTTTTGGTTCTAACCCAGCATTCGCGCAAACATCTAAAGTAAGTGGTGATGTAATCAAGATTGGTGTTTTAACTGACCTTTCTTCTACCTATTCTGATTTGGCTGGTCCTGGCGCGGTGATTGCCGCAAAAATGGCAATTGCCGACTTCTCAAAAGATGGCACTGTTATTGGCAAGAAGATTGAGCTTGTTAGTGCCGACCATCAGAACAAAGCAGATATTGCCGCCAACAAAGCGCGCGAGTGGTATGACAAAGACGGTGTTGATGTGATTGTTGAGTTGGTTTCGACCAACGTTGCACTTGCTGTCATGGAAGTCGCGGAACAAAAGAACAAGATTACTTTGGTGTCTGGCGCAGCATCATTACCAATTACCAATGAAAAATGTACTGCTAATAACGTGCATTGGACTTATGACACCTATGCGCTTTCAAACGGTACCGCTAAAGCAGTTGTTAAGCAGGGTAAAAAGAATTGGTATTTCTTGACTGCTGACTATGCTTTCGGAGCAGCCCTAGAGAAAGACTCAACCAACGTTGTTAATGCCAACGGCGGCAAAGTGCTTGGTACAAGTAAGCACCCATTCCCTAATAGCGACTTCTCTTCATACTTGCTGAAGGCTCAGGCCAGTGGCGCAGATGTTGTTGCATTAGCAAATGCTGGTCAAGACACCATCAACTCCGTTAAACAAGCCGCCGAGTTTGGTATCAATAAAAAACAAACCGTTGTTCCTTTGCTCATGTTTATTTCTGATGTTCACTCTTTGGGCTTGAATGCAGCTCAAGGTATGTACCTAACAGAAGGCTTCTACTGGGATAGAGATGAGAAGACCCGCGCGTTTGCCAAACGCTTTATCTTGCAGCATAAGCGTATGCCAACCAGCGTTCAAGCTGGCGTCTATTCATCAGTTCTTGCTTACTTAGCTGCAGTTCAAAAGGCTGGCACAGATGATACTCAGGCAGTAATGAAGGCCTTGAGATCAACCAACATTGACGATGGATTATTCAAAGGAAAAATCCGTGCCGATGGTAAGTTTGAACACGACATGTATTTGCTCGAAGTGAAGAAGCCATCTGAATCTAAGAGCCCATGGGATTATTACAACGTCAAAGCAGTGATTCCAGCTGCTGAGGCAACACAACCACTTTCATTGTCACGATGCAAGTTGGTTACTAACAAGTAA